A genomic stretch from Pseudomonas sp. MUP55 includes:
- a CDS encoding sugar ABC transporter ATPase: MNSQSILVPKISTLPVHEPRARAIVRWLVRKNIIKEELTTCGRTGNRMAYALADGARAVVLHPEALPFNEPVNGLEIIYKRCIYTPAKGFLEEAGCPQCRKEVGEALFESLEDWMPGHTDNFTCPLCGHEDDINGFLFLQECGFSNLGFIFNNWAEAGFKQSFIDEFADWLDQKIAWVKVEL; this comes from the coding sequence ATGAATTCCCAAAGCATCCTTGTCCCGAAAATCTCCACCTTGCCGGTCCACGAGCCCCGCGCGCGGGCAATCGTGCGCTGGCTGGTGCGCAAGAACATCATCAAGGAAGAACTGACCACCTGCGGCCGTACCGGCAACCGCATGGCCTACGCCCTGGCCGACGGCGCCCGTGCGGTGGTGCTGCACCCTGAGGCGCTGCCGTTCAACGAACCGGTCAATGGCCTGGAAATCATCTACAAACGCTGCATCTATACGCCGGCCAAAGGCTTTCTTGAAGAAGCGGGCTGCCCGCAATGCCGCAAGGAAGTCGGTGAAGCCCTGTTCGAAAGCCTGGAAGACTGGATGCCCGGCCACACCGACAACTTCACCTGCCCGCTGTGTGGGCATGAAGACGACATCAACGGCTTCCTGTTCCTGCAGGAGTGTGGGTTCTCCAACTTGGGGTTTATCTTCAACAACTGGGCGGAGGCGGGGTTCAAGCAAAGCTTCATCGATGAATTCGCCGACTGGCTGGACCAGAAGATCGCTTGGGTCAAAGTCGAGCTTTGA
- a CDS encoding amidohydrolase, protein MRDLSALPDLNIALVQTTLAWHDRQANLEHFELLLEQAKGADLIVLPEMFTTGFSMESASLAEPENGPTHRWLKAQAAKYNAVITGSVIIQAADGSHRNRLLWARPDAEVLHYDKRHLFRMAGEHDHYTPGERQVQFELNGWRIRPLICYDLRFPVWSRDAQDTDLLLYTANWPGARRQHWNRLLPARAIENLCYVAAVNRVGTDGKGFAYTGDSQVLDFQGETLLSAGEADGVFQVRLDAAELAAYRTRFPANLDADSFQFT, encoded by the coding sequence ATGCGGGATCTGAGTGCTTTGCCTGACCTGAACATTGCCTTGGTCCAGACCACCCTGGCGTGGCACGACCGCCAGGCCAATCTCGAACATTTCGAGCTGCTGTTGGAGCAGGCCAAGGGCGCCGACCTGATCGTATTGCCGGAGATGTTCACCACTGGTTTTTCCATGGAATCAGCTTCGCTTGCCGAACCGGAAAACGGCCCGACTCACCGTTGGCTCAAGGCCCAGGCCGCGAAATACAACGCCGTGATCACGGGCAGCGTCATCATCCAGGCAGCGGACGGCAGTCACCGTAACCGCCTGCTGTGGGCGCGGCCGGACGCCGAGGTGTTGCATTACGACAAGCGCCACCTGTTCCGCATGGCCGGTGAGCACGATCACTACACCCCCGGCGAACGTCAGGTGCAGTTCGAGTTGAACGGTTGGCGTATTCGTCCGTTGATTTGCTACGACTTGCGCTTCCCGGTGTGGAGCCGTGATGCCCAGGACACTGATCTTTTGCTGTATACCGCCAACTGGCCGGGCGCACGGCGTCAGCATTGGAATCGACTGTTGCCTGCGCGGGCCATCGAGAACCTGTGCTATGTAGCCGCCGTGAACCGGGTGGGCACGGATGGGAAGGGTTTTGCCTATACCGGGGACAGCCAGGTGCTGGACTTCCAGGGCGAGACCTTGCTGAGTGCGGGGGAGGCGGATGGGGTGTTTCAGGTGAGGCTGGATGCGGCTGAACTGGCGGCGTATCGCACCCGTTTTCCGGCGAACCTGGATGCCGATAGCTTTCAATTTACCTGA
- the xseA gene encoding exodeoxyribonuclease VII large subunit — protein MIKDPFARLGLDREVLTVSQLNGRARVLLEDVFTNIWVEGEISNLARPASGHVYFTLKDSGAQVRCALFRNNAARVRQALKDGLAVKVRGKVSLFEGRGDYQLILDTVEPAGDGALRLAFDALKEKLSAEGLFSAERKAPLPAHPRRIGIISSPTGAVIRDIISVFGRRAPNIELTLIPTAVQGREAIPQIVRALKLADARGFDALILARGGGSLEDLWCFNEEAVARAIDACVTPIVSAVGHETDVSISDFVADVRAPTPSAAAELLAPDASHLVRQVENLHRRLVMLMRNRLSHSRLRLEGMARRLRHPGERLRQQAQRLDDLDMRLRRAFERSLNTRRERLIRLETRLAGQHPGRQLALLRQRLDSLAERLPRAMREGLKARRLQLQSQVQTLQVVSPLATLGRGYSILLDERGQAIRSAAQTHTGQRLTARLGEGQLQVRVEDNHLTPVTLSLLD, from the coding sequence ATGATTAAAGATCCTTTTGCCCGACTGGGCCTGGACCGCGAAGTCCTGACTGTCAGCCAGCTCAACGGCCGCGCGCGGGTGTTGCTCGAAGACGTGTTCACCAATATCTGGGTTGAAGGCGAGATCTCCAACCTCGCCCGCCCGGCCTCCGGCCATGTGTATTTCACCCTCAAGGACAGCGGCGCCCAAGTGCGTTGCGCGTTGTTTCGAAACAACGCTGCGCGGGTGCGCCAGGCGTTGAAGGATGGCCTGGCGGTGAAGGTGCGCGGCAAGGTCTCGTTGTTCGAGGGCCGTGGCGATTACCAGTTGATCCTCGACACCGTGGAGCCAGCGGGTGATGGTGCGCTGCGCCTGGCCTTCGATGCCTTGAAGGAAAAGCTCAGCGCAGAAGGCCTGTTCAGTGCCGAGCGCAAGGCGCCCCTGCCGGCGCACCCCCGTCGCATCGGCATTATCAGCTCGCCAACCGGCGCGGTGATTCGCGACATCATCAGCGTGTTCGGCCGCCGCGCGCCGAACATCGAACTGACGTTGATTCCGACCGCCGTGCAAGGCCGCGAAGCCATCCCGCAGATTGTGCGGGCGTTGAAACTGGCCGACGCCCGTGGCTTCGACGCGTTGATCCTGGCCCGTGGCGGCGGCTCACTCGAAGACCTCTGGTGCTTCAACGAAGAAGCCGTGGCCCGCGCGATAGACGCCTGCGTCACGCCCATCGTCAGTGCGGTCGGGCATGAAACCGATGTATCGATCAGCGACTTCGTCGCCGACGTGCGCGCCCCTACCCCATCGGCCGCCGCTGAACTGCTGGCACCGGATGCCAGCCACCTGGTGCGCCAGGTGGAAAACCTGCATCGCCGCCTGGTGATGCTGATGCGCAATCGTCTGAGCCACAGCCGCCTGCGCCTGGAAGGCATGGCCCGCCGCCTGCGTCACCCCGGTGAGCGTCTGCGCCAGCAGGCCCAGCGCCTGGACGACCTGGACATGCGCCTGCGCCGCGCCTTCGAGCGCAGCCTCAACACCCGTCGCGAACGCTTGATCCGCCTGGAAACCCGCCTCGCCGGCCAGCACCCGGGCCGCCAACTGGCGCTGCTGCGCCAGCGCCTGGACAGCCTTGCCGAGCGCCTGCCCCGCGCCATGCGTGAAGGCCTCAAGGCGCGGCGCCTGCAACTGCAAAGCCAGGTCCAGACACTGCAGGTGGTCAGCCCGCTGGCCACCCTCGGCCGGGGCTACAGCATTTTGCTGGACGAACGCGGCCAGGCCATTCGCAGCGCCGCGCAAACCCATACCGGCCAGCGCCTGACCGCGCGCCTCGGTGAGGGCCAACTGCAAGTGCGGGTGGAAGACAACCACCTGACGCCTGTCACCCTTTCGCTACTGGATTGA
- a CDS encoding peptidoglycan DD-metalloendopeptidase family protein, which yields MPRFLSLLMLACLSFNAHADSYITRTLNKPVPGGVAVVDLGPAATAPKAVYLGRPVLVVKEQSNWLAIVGIPLTVKPGNERISSGARVLPFVVDYKKYPEQRITLKNKSQVNPDPAQLKRIEGELAVQLKAYRSFSPNVPSNLVLDKPVNGPLSSKFGVRRFFNGEERNPHSGLDFAVPAGTPIKTPAAGKVILTGNYFFNGNTVFVDHGQGFISMFCHMSKIDVKVGDQLARGTAVGKVGSTGRATGPHMHWNVSLNDARVDPAIFIGAFQP from the coding sequence ATGCCACGCTTTCTCAGTTTGTTGATGCTCGCTTGCCTGAGCTTCAATGCCCACGCCGACAGCTACATCACGCGCACGCTGAACAAGCCGGTGCCTGGTGGCGTGGCAGTGGTCGACCTGGGACCTGCCGCAACGGCGCCCAAGGCGGTCTACCTCGGCCGGCCGGTGCTGGTGGTCAAGGAGCAGAGCAATTGGCTGGCGATTGTCGGCATCCCGCTGACGGTCAAGCCGGGCAACGAACGCATCAGCAGCGGCGCACGCGTTCTGCCGTTTGTGGTGGATTACAAGAAATACCCGGAACAGCGTATCACGCTTAAAAACAAAAGCCAGGTCAACCCCGACCCGGCGCAGTTGAAGCGCATCGAGGGCGAACTGGCCGTGCAGCTCAAGGCTTACCGCAGCTTCAGCCCGAACGTGCCGAGCAATCTGGTGCTGGACAAGCCGGTGAACGGGCCGCTGTCGAGCAAATTCGGCGTGCGCCGCTTCTTCAATGGCGAGGAGCGCAACCCGCACTCGGGCCTGGACTTCGCGGTGCCGGCCGGTACGCCAATCAAGACGCCTGCTGCCGGCAAGGTGATCCTTACCGGCAACTACTTTTTCAATGGCAACACGGTGTTTGTCGACCATGGTCAGGGCTTTATCAGCATGTTCTGCCACATGTCGAAGATTGATGTGAAGGTGGGCGACCAACTCGCACGCGGCACGGCGGTGGGCAAGGTCGGCTCGACCGGTCGGGCAACCGGGCCGCACATGCACTGGAACGTCAGCCTGAACGATGCGCGAGTGGATCCGGCGATCTTCATCGGCGCTTTCCAGCCCTGA
- the der gene encoding ribosome biogenesis GTPase Der: MVPVIALVGRPNVGKSTLFNRLTRTRDAIVGDLSGLTRDRQYGEAKWQGRSYIIVDTGGISGDEHGMDEKMAEQSLLAIEEADVVLFLVDARAGYTAADQMIGEHLRKRNKRSYLIANKIDNIDPEQARAEFSPMGLGDAIPIAGAHGRGITQMLEIALSSFPRDDAEEEEGEEEIVAEGEEAKRIPGPSEKDGIKIAIIGRPNVGKSTLVNRMLGEDRVIVYDQPGTTRDSIYIPFERNDEKYTLIDTAGVRKRGKIHEEVEKFSVVKTLQAIKDANVVIFVMDAREGVVDHDLNLLGFALEAGRALVIAINKWDGMTPSERDFVKIELQRRLFFVEFADIHFISALHGTGVGNLYASVQNSFKSAVTRWPTNRLTQILEDAVGEHAPPMVNNRRIKLRYAHLGGANPPIIVIHGNQIEKVPKSYVRYLENTYRRVLKLVGTPIRIEFKGGENPYEGNKNTLTDRQVNKKRRLMTHHKKADKKRRDKK, from the coding sequence ATGGTTCCCGTAATCGCCCTGGTGGGCCGACCTAACGTCGGCAAGTCCACCTTGTTCAACCGCCTGACCAGGACTCGCGACGCCATCGTCGGCGACTTGTCCGGTCTTACCCGTGATCGCCAATACGGTGAGGCAAAGTGGCAAGGGCGCTCCTACATTATTGTCGACACCGGTGGTATCTCCGGTGACGAACATGGCATGGACGAAAAGATGGCCGAGCAGTCGCTGCTGGCCATTGAAGAAGCCGATGTCGTGTTGTTCCTGGTGGACGCCCGTGCGGGCTACACCGCTGCCGACCAGATGATTGGCGAGCACCTGCGCAAGCGCAACAAGCGTTCCTACCTGATCGCCAACAAGATCGACAACATCGATCCTGAGCAGGCCCGCGCCGAATTCAGCCCGATGGGCCTGGGCGACGCGATCCCGATCGCCGGTGCCCACGGTCGCGGCATCACCCAGATGCTGGAAATTGCCCTGAGCAGTTTCCCCAGGGATGACGCCGAAGAAGAAGAGGGTGAAGAAGAGATCGTCGCCGAAGGCGAGGAAGCCAAGCGCATTCCTGGCCCGAGCGAAAAAGACGGGATCAAGATCGCCATCATCGGCCGCCCTAACGTCGGCAAGTCGACCCTGGTCAACCGCATGCTCGGTGAAGACCGGGTCATCGTCTACGACCAACCCGGCACCACGCGCGACAGCATCTACATCCCGTTCGAGCGCAACGACGAGAAGTACACGCTGATCGACACCGCCGGTGTGCGCAAGCGCGGCAAGATCCACGAGGAAGTTGAAAAATTCTCCGTGGTGAAAACCCTGCAGGCGATCAAAGACGCCAACGTGGTGATCTTCGTGATGGACGCCCGCGAAGGCGTGGTTGACCACGACCTGAACCTGCTGGGCTTCGCCCTGGAAGCCGGTCGTGCCCTGGTGATCGCGATCAACAAGTGGGACGGCATGACGCCAAGCGAGCGCGATTTCGTCAAGATCGAGCTGCAGCGTCGCCTGTTCTTCGTTGAGTTCGCCGATATCCACTTTATCTCGGCACTGCACGGCACTGGCGTGGGCAACCTCTACGCGTCGGTACAGAACTCGTTCAAGTCGGCGGTTACCCGCTGGCCGACCAACCGTCTAACCCAGATCCTGGAAGACGCGGTTGGCGAGCACGCGCCGCCGATGGTCAACAACCGCCGCATCAAACTGCGTTACGCCCACTTGGGTGGTGCCAACCCGCCGATTATCGTGATCCACGGTAACCAGATCGAGAAGGTGCCCAAGTCCTATGTGCGTTACCTTGAAAACACCTACCGCCGTGTCTTGAAACTGGTCGGCACGCCGATCCGTATCGAGTTCAAGGGTGGTGAGAACCCATACGAAGGCAACAAGAACACACTGACCGACCGTCAGGTGAACAAGAAGCGTCGTTTGATGACTCACCACAAGAAGGCCGACAAGAAGCGCAGGGATAAGAAGTAG
- the leuA gene encoding 2-isopropylmalate synthase — protein MSMLKDPSSKYRAFPTIDIPDRTWPSNTITTAPIWCSSDLRDGNQSLIEPMDAAKKLRFWKTLVAVGVKEIEASFPAASQTDFDFVRTLIEDNHIPEDTTIQVLTQGREDLIARTFESLRGAKKAIVHLYNATSPSFRRIVFNQDKDGIKAIAVNAAKLFVKYAAQQPETQWTFEYSPETFSATELEFAKEVCDAVIEVWNPTPEHKMILNLPATVECATPNIYADQIEWFGRHINRRDSVIISLHTHNDRGTGVAATELGLMAGADRVEGCLFGNGERTGNVDLVTVALNMYTQGLDPQLDFSDIDGVRKVVEECNQIQVHPRHPYVGDLVHTAFSGSHQDAIRKGFSQQKDDALWEVPYLPIDPADIGRSYEAVIRVNSQSGKGGIAYLLEQEYDISLPRRMQIEFSQVVQAETDRVGLEMTAPQIYALLQREYLQANTPYALVSHRLQEENGNSYVEVEVSGKGQGETNLHWKGKGNGALEALVAGLPIGVEIMDYNEHAIGAGTNAKAAAYIELRVNGERPVHGVGIDENITTASFKALFSALNRSLSQQEAKAA, from the coding sequence ATGAGCATGCTCAAAGACCCGTCTTCGAAATACCGTGCGTTTCCGACCATCGATATCCCGGACCGCACCTGGCCGTCCAACACCATCACCACCGCGCCGATCTGGTGCAGCTCTGACCTGCGTGATGGCAACCAGTCGCTGATCGAACCGATGGATGCCGCGAAGAAGCTGCGCTTCTGGAAGACCCTGGTCGCCGTCGGTGTGAAGGAGATCGAAGCGTCTTTCCCGGCCGCGTCGCAAACCGATTTTGATTTCGTACGCACCCTGATCGAAGACAACCACATCCCCGAGGACACCACCATCCAGGTGCTGACCCAGGGCCGTGAAGACTTGATCGCCCGTACCTTCGAATCCCTGCGTGGCGCCAAAAAGGCCATCGTGCACCTGTACAACGCCACCTCGCCGTCATTCCGCCGTATTGTGTTCAACCAGGACAAGGACGGCATCAAGGCAATCGCAGTGAACGCGGCCAAGTTGTTCGTCAAATACGCAGCCCAGCAGCCGGAAACCCAGTGGACCTTCGAATACTCCCCGGAGACCTTCAGCGCCACCGAGCTGGAATTTGCCAAGGAAGTCTGTGACGCGGTGATCGAGGTATGGAACCCGACGCCCGAGCACAAGATGATCCTCAACCTGCCGGCCACTGTGGAATGCGCCACGCCGAATATCTATGCCGACCAGATCGAGTGGTTCGGTCGCCATATCAACCGCCGTGACAGCGTGATCATCAGCCTGCACACCCACAACGACCGTGGCACGGGCGTGGCCGCCACCGAGCTGGGCCTGATGGCCGGGGCTGATCGTGTCGAAGGCTGCCTGTTCGGCAACGGCGAGCGCACCGGTAACGTCGACCTGGTGACCGTGGCACTGAACATGTACACCCAGGGCCTCGACCCGCAGCTGGACTTCTCCGATATCGACGGCGTGCGCAAAGTCGTCGAGGAGTGCAACCAGATCCAGGTGCACCCTCGCCATCCGTACGTTGGCGACCTGGTGCATACCGCGTTCTCCGGCTCGCACCAGGATGCCATCCGCAAGGGCTTCTCCCAGCAGAAAGACGACGCCCTGTGGGAAGTGCCGTACTTGCCGATCGACCCGGCAGACATCGGCCGCAGCTACGAGGCGGTGATCCGCGTGAACAGCCAGTCGGGCAAAGGCGGTATTGCCTACCTGCTGGAGCAGGAATACGACATCAGCTTGCCACGCCGCATGCAGATCGAATTCAGCCAGGTGGTGCAGGCTGAAACCGACCGCGTCGGCCTGGAAATGACCGCACCGCAGATCTACGCCTTGCTGCAACGCGAATACCTGCAGGCCAACACCCCGTACGCGCTGGTCAGCCATCGCCTGCAGGAAGAAAACGGCAACAGCTACGTGGAAGTGGAAGTTTCCGGCAAAGGCCAGGGCGAAACCAACCTGCACTGGAAAGGCAAAGGCAACGGCGCGCTGGAAGCGCTGGTGGCGGGCTTGCCGATTGGCGTAGAGATCATGGACTACAACGAACATGCAATCGGCGCTGGCACCAACGCTAAAGCGGCGGCGTACATCGAGCTGCGCGTGAACGGCGAACGCCCGGTACACGGAGTGGGCATCGATGAAAACATCACCACCGCCAGCTTCAAGGCGCTGTTCAGTGCGCTGAACCGCTCGTTGAGCCAGCAGGAAGCGAAAGCGGCCTAA
- the bamB gene encoding outer membrane protein assembly factor BamB yields the protein MRDVIRWKHAALLALAVLAAGCSSNSKKELPPAELTSFKEEVVLQKQWSRSIGDGQGETYNMLVPAIDGDNIVAADVTGIVTSMDRMNGDVKWKKDLELPVSGAVGVGYGMVMLGTLKGEVVALDSSTGEEKWRARVTSEVLAPPATNGDIVVVQTQDDRVIGLDAATGNQRWLYDSTPAVLTLRGTSGPIVTNNLAVAGLSTGKVVALNTQNGVPVWEARVAIPQGRSELDRVVDIDGGLLLSGETLYVATYQGRVAALDLQSGRVNWQRDASSYAGVAQGFGSVYVSLASGTVESVDERSTTALWSNDSLARRQLSAPEVFSSYVAVGDFEGYLHLLSQVDGRFVGRERIDSDGLRARPLVVGNMLYVYGNSGKLEALTIK from the coding sequence ATGCGTGACGTGATCCGTTGGAAACATGCAGCATTGCTGGCTCTGGCCGTTCTGGCCGCGGGTTGCAGCAGCAACAGTAAAAAAGAACTGCCGCCTGCGGAGCTGACCAGCTTCAAGGAAGAAGTGGTCCTGCAGAAGCAGTGGAGCCGCTCCATCGGTGACGGTCAGGGCGAAACCTACAACATGCTGGTACCGGCGATCGACGGTGACAACATTGTGGCGGCTGACGTAACCGGCATCGTGACCTCCATGGATCGCATGAACGGTGACGTGAAGTGGAAGAAAGACCTGGAATTGCCAGTTTCCGGCGCCGTAGGCGTGGGTTACGGCATGGTCATGCTCGGCACCCTCAAGGGTGAGGTCGTGGCCCTGGATTCCAGCACCGGTGAAGAGAAATGGCGCGCTCGCGTGACCAGTGAAGTCCTCGCACCGCCTGCCACCAACGGCGATATCGTCGTGGTGCAGACCCAGGATGACCGTGTGATCGGTCTGGACGCCGCCACCGGCAACCAGCGCTGGTTGTACGACAGCACCCCAGCGGTGCTGACCTTGCGCGGTACCAGTGGTCCGATTGTGACCAACAATCTGGCCGTTGCCGGGCTGTCGACCGGTAAAGTGGTCGCCCTGAATACCCAGAACGGCGTGCCGGTCTGGGAAGCCCGCGTGGCAATCCCGCAAGGTCGTTCCGAGCTGGATCGCGTGGTGGACATCGACGGCGGCCTGTTGCTGTCCGGCGAGACCCTCTACGTCGCCACCTACCAGGGCCGTGTTGCGGCGCTGGATCTGCAGAGCGGTCGGGTCAACTGGCAGCGTGATGCTTCCAGCTACGCCGGTGTCGCCCAAGGGTTTGGCAGCGTCTACGTAAGCCTGGCGTCCGGCACCGTTGAAAGTGTCGACGAGCGTTCCACCACTGCGCTGTGGAGCAACGATTCCCTGGCTCGCCGCCAACTGTCGGCACCGGAAGTCTTCTCCAGCTACGTAGCGGTCGGTGACTTCGAAGGTTACCTGCACCTGCTGAGCCAGGTGGACGGTCGCTTTGTAGGTCGCGAGCGTATTGACAGCGACGGCCTGCGTGCGCGTCCGCTGGTGGTAGGTAACATGCTTTATGTGTATGGCAACAGCGGCAAGCTGGAAGCCCTGACCATCAAGTAA
- a CDS encoding sulfite exporter TauE/SafE family protein yields the protein MSLVEWMSQWPFGAVDWLVIGLGVVLAYVVFGIAGFGTALVAGPILIIFMPLSKIIPLLVLLDFVAAFGNLLQSRRDVNTSELLRLLPCMAIGCTLGVVFLLNLHSDLLLLLMGLFISAYAIYSLAVKARPTQLTTGWSVPMGTVGGLFGALFGSGGFLYAIYLNSRLPKDAARATQSALISCSTVVRLSLFLMAGVYADLPLLMLAVCLLPAMALGLWGGRRLTMRMSREAFVRLVTWLVLASGIALIGRYLST from the coding sequence ATGAGCCTGGTTGAGTGGATGAGTCAGTGGCCGTTCGGCGCTGTGGACTGGCTGGTGATCGGCCTGGGTGTGGTGCTGGCCTATGTGGTGTTCGGCATTGCCGGGTTCGGTACGGCATTGGTCGCGGGGCCGATCCTGATCATTTTCATGCCGCTGTCGAAGATCATCCCGCTGCTCGTGCTGCTGGATTTTGTCGCGGCGTTTGGCAACCTGCTGCAGTCGCGACGAGACGTGAACACGTCAGAACTGCTGCGATTGCTGCCGTGCATGGCGATTGGCTGCACGCTGGGTGTGGTGTTTTTGCTCAACCTGCATTCGGACCTGTTGCTGTTACTGATGGGCCTGTTCATCAGTGCGTACGCGATCTACAGCCTGGCGGTGAAGGCGCGGCCCACGCAGTTGACGACGGGGTGGTCGGTCCCCATGGGTACGGTCGGCGGCCTGTTCGGTGCACTGTTCGGCAGTGGCGGCTTTTTATATGCGATTTATTTGAATAGCCGTTTGCCCAAGGACGCGGCGCGAGCCACGCAAAGCGCGCTGATCAGTTGCAGCACGGTGGTGCGCCTGAGCCTGTTTCTGATGGCCGGGGTGTATGCGGATTTACCCTTGTTGATGCTGGCGGTGTGCCTGTTGCCGGCGATGGCCCTGGGGCTGTGGGGCGGGCGCCGGTTGACCATGCGCATGTCCCGCGAGGCGTTTGTAAGGCTGGTGACCTGGTTGGTGCTGGCCAGCGGGATCGCATTGATTGGGCGGTATTTGAGTACTTGA
- a CDS encoding pyridoxal phosphate-dependent aminotransferase, giving the protein MITSKLPNVGTTIFTSMSQLAAETGAINLSQGFPDFNGPQDLLDAVGRHVANGHNQYAPMSGLPALRQQVVAKIAHSYGVSVDADLEVTITPGATQGIFCAIQAVIRSGDEVIIFDPCYDSYAPSVELAGGRCVHVQLGLQDFSLDFERIEAALSPRTRMIVLNTPHNPSGALVSREELDQLAELIRGRDIYLLSDEVYEHLVFDGVPHVSVLAHEELYPRAFVVSSFGKTYHVTGWKTGYVVAPPALTAELRKVHQYVSFCGVTPLQYALADFMAEHPEHVGALPAFYQAKRDLFCRLLAPSRFSFSPSAGTYFQLVDYSRIRPDLDDVAMSEWMTREHGVASIPISVFYRDPPQGQRLVRLCFAKREETLQQAAEKLCGI; this is encoded by the coding sequence ATGATCACCAGCAAGCTGCCGAATGTCGGCACCACCATCTTCACCAGCATGTCGCAGTTGGCGGCCGAAACCGGCGCAATCAACCTGTCCCAGGGTTTTCCTGACTTCAATGGCCCTCAAGACTTGCTCGACGCAGTGGGTCGGCACGTCGCCAACGGCCATAACCAATACGCACCGATGAGCGGTTTGCCCGCGCTGCGTCAGCAAGTGGTGGCGAAGATTGCCCACAGCTACGGTGTCAGCGTCGATGCCGACCTTGAGGTCACCATTACGCCCGGCGCTACCCAGGGCATTTTCTGCGCTATCCAGGCTGTTATCCGCAGCGGTGACGAGGTGATCATCTTCGACCCTTGCTACGACAGCTACGCGCCCTCGGTAGAGCTGGCCGGCGGGCGCTGCGTGCATGTGCAGTTAGGCTTGCAGGATTTCAGCCTGGACTTCGAGCGCATCGAGGCCGCGCTGTCGCCACGCACGCGCATGATCGTGCTCAATACCCCGCACAATCCCAGCGGCGCGCTGGTCAGTCGTGAGGAGCTGGACCAACTGGCCGAGCTGATTCGCGGGCGCGATATCTATCTGCTCAGCGATGAAGTGTACGAACACCTGGTGTTCGACGGCGTGCCCCACGTCAGCGTGCTCGCCCACGAGGAGCTGTACCCGCGTGCGTTCGTGGTCAGCTCGTTCGGCAAGACTTATCACGTCACGGGCTGGAAAACCGGCTATGTGGTTGCGCCGCCAGCCCTCACTGCCGAGCTGCGCAAAGTGCATCAGTACGTCAGTTTCTGTGGCGTGACGCCCTTGCAGTACGCGCTGGCCGATTTCATGGCAGAGCACCCGGAGCACGTGGGTGCGCTGCCGGCGTTCTACCAAGCCAAGCGCGACCTGTTCTGCCGGTTGCTGGCGCCGTCGCGGTTCAGCTTCAGCCCGTCGGCGGGGACTTACTTTCAATTGGTGGATTATTCCCGGATTCGCCCGGACCTGGATGATGTCGCCATGTCCGAATGGATGACTCGCGAACACGGCGTGGCGTCGATTCCCATCTCTGTGTTCTACCGCGACCCGCCCCAAGGCCAGCGCCTGGTGCGCCTGTGCTTTGCCAAACGCGAGGAGACGCTGCAACAAGCGGCGGAAAAACTATGCGGGATCTGA
- a CDS encoding YfgM family protein, translated as MSSTDDEQLAEFKDWWQRNGKPLVTGGLLALVVVFGWQAWTKYQANQSQGASIVYQQLLETTLTPDGKPDPAQVADLAGKLKNEFGGTTYAQYGSLFVAKVAVDTGKLDDAATELKAIADKPTNPTLGEIARQRLAQVLAAQNKADEALKLLDGDADKAFVATREELKGDLLVQLGRTDEANAAYQKAKAALSDEAAVGGLQIKLDDLAKGDA; from the coding sequence GTGTCGAGTACTGATGATGAGCAACTGGCCGAGTTCAAGGACTGGTGGCAGCGTAACGGCAAGCCCCTGGTTACTGGCGGTCTGCTGGCTTTAGTGGTGGTGTTCGGCTGGCAAGCCTGGACCAAGTATCAGGCCAACCAGTCCCAGGGCGCCTCGATCGTTTATCAGCAATTGCTGGAAACTACCCTGACGCCGGACGGCAAGCCGGACCCTGCTCAAGTGGCAGACCTGGCCGGCAAGCTGAAGAACGAATTTGGCGGCACTACCTACGCCCAGTACGGCAGCCTGTTCGTCGCGAAAGTCGCGGTCGACACCGGCAAGCTGGATGATGCAGCCACCGAGCTCAAGGCCATCGCCGACAAGCCGACCAACCCGACCCTGGGTGAAATCGCACGTCAGCGCCTGGCACAGGTATTGGCGGCACAGAACAAGGCTGACGAAGCACTCAAACTGCTCGACGGCGATGCTGACAAGGCATTTGTAGCCACTCGCGAAGAGCTCAAGGGCGACCTGTTGGTCCAATTGGGTCGTACCGACGAAGCCAATGCTGCGTACCAAAAAGCCAAGGCGGCGCTGTCTGATGAAGCGGCGGTCGGTGGCTTACAAATCAAGCTGGACGACTTGGCCAAAGGGGATGCGTGA